Genomic window (Melioribacteraceae bacterium):
TTCATGAAGTGCTCTATTAGTAGAGGGATATCATCTTTGCGTTCCCTAAGGGGAGGAACATGGATAGGGATAACATTTATTCTATGATATAAATCTTCTCTAAAATTATTATTCCCAATTTCTAATGGTAGGTCCTTATTAGTAGCAGCAATTATTCTCACATCTACTTCAATTTTATTATTACCTCCCACACGTTCAATTTTGCCCTCTTCCATAGCTCGCAAAACTTTTGCTTGTGCCTGTAAACTCATATCTCCAATTTCATCAAGAAAAAGTGTGCTAAAACTAGCTGACTCGAATTTGCCAATTTTTTTATTTACTGCGCCTGTGAACGATCCCTTTTCATGACCAAATAATTCAGACTCAATTAATTCATGAGGGATGGCGGCGCAATTAACTTCAACCATTTCTCGCTCTGACCTATTGCTTTGCCTATGAATAGCCTGAGCAACCAGTTCTTTACCGGTGCCATTCTCACCTGTAATTAAAATGCGGGCATCAGTTTTAGCTACCAGTTCAATTTTTTCGAGAATTGAGATAATCCTTTTACTTTTTCCAATTATTATATTATTTGATAATGGATCACTCTTTAATTTTTTATTTTCTCTGATCAACTTGGTTTGAGAAATTGCATTCCGGATACTGATAAGTAGTTTATCTCTATCAATTGGTTTTTGAATAAAATCGAAGGCACCAAGTTTAGTAGCTTTTACAGCGTTTTCGACACTCCCATGGGCGGAAATCATAATTACCTTTAATTCGGAATCGCGTTCTCTCAGCCAATGTAAAATTTCGAAACCGGATTTACCCGGCATTTGAATATCGAGCAAAACTGCATCATAGATTCCATATTCGAGTTTCTGCATTCCGGTAAATGCGTCGGTTGTGTAATCAACAGAATAATCCTCATACTCCAATATCATTTTAATTGATTCACAAATCTCTTTTTCATCGTCAATAATTAATACTGATTTCATTTTATATTCTTATAAATAATAATTGGTAAATTAAAAAAACTTCACTTGGAACCGAATTTGGATTTTTTATCAACGCTTCAGCGAAAAACTCACCAATATGATTTGCGAGCATATCTTTTTGGCTGAACTCACCATTTACAAAAAATCCCTCTTCCATAAACTCAACAAAGATACCAAGAAATTTAGACAAGTTGAACAATCTAAAACTATAACGAATAAATGCGTTTCCAAAAAAATGTGCCAGTTTATCCTTGTCGCCATAATCACTCGAGAATGAATCGGGAAATAAAAACTTTGGGGATTTCGCAACCTTTTCATCAAAGACACTTTTCTGTGCTGATGGTAAAGGGATAGTAATTATTTTTTTAAATAAAGGGATTTTAAAGTTAATCTTATTGAAAGGTACTGTGGCAAAAGTAAGCGCTAATAAAGTCTCCGAAATATCACCCTCAAAATATTTAAGTGTGGAATGGAATAAAGAATCTACCGCGGCTAAATCACCATTCTCTTTCTTATGCGTTTGAAAATCATCTGATCGAATAATATCAATCGCAAAAAACATCCCACCATAAAACGAATTTGGACCTGTAGACTGAGCATTACTTATGCAAGAAAGTAGCACCGCGAAAAACAAAACAGTTTTTTTGAAGTTACCAACCATGCTAAGTCTGAATTAATCCAGTGTTAAATTTTTGAATCTCATTATTATTAGTACAAATCTCAATTGAACGGGAAATATATTTTCTTATTAGGGCTGGATCAATAATTTCATCAATCCATAATCTAGCAGCGGCATAAAGTGGATTGCTCGATTTATTGTAAGAATTATTAATCTCTTTTAGAATATCATCTTTCTCAATTTCGCTTATAGATGAATTGTTCTTTTTTAATTGCTTCAATTTTATATCAAGCAAAACATTGGCCGCCTGATTGCCCCCCATAACTGCAATTTTTGAATTTGGGAAGGAATAAATAAAACGGGGATCATATGCTTTCCCACACATTGCATAATTACCTGCACCATAACTATTACCTACTATAACAGTAATTTTTGGAACAACAGAATTTGCTACTGCATTAACCATTTTAGCACCGTCTTTAATAATGCCTCCATGTTCTGCTTTGCTGCCTACCATAAATCCAGATACATCTTGCATGAATAGAAGCGGTATCTTTTTCTGATTACAGTTCATTATAAATCTTGCAGCTTTATCGGCACTATCGGAATAAATAACGCCACCAATCTGCATCTCACTTCCACCTTTTAAAGAATCGGTTTTAACTATACTTCTCTGATTTGCAACAATTCCAACTGCCCATCCATCAATTCTCGCATATGCGGTAATTAATGTCTTGCCATAACCGGCTTTATACTCATCAATCTCTGAATTATCAACTACTCTAGCTAATAGCTCATAAGTGTCATAAGGTTTGGAGGTGTCTTCTGGTAAAATTTTATAAATTTCAATTGGATCATATTTTGGAGGGAGGGGAGTGGTTCTATCGAAAATAGATGGAGCAGTTCTGCCATATTTTGAAACAATACTTCGAATTTGTTCAATGCATTCAGTATCATTTTTTACGATATAATCCGTTACTCCCGAAATATTAGATTGTACTCTTGCACCGCCGAGCGTTTCGTTATCAATAACTTCTCCAATTGCCGCTTTTACCAAATGAGAACCGGCAAGAAATATAGAGCCTTCACTTTCCACTATTAATGATTCATCACACATGATAGGGAGGTAAGCCCCGCCGGCAACACATGGTCCCATAATAGCAGCAATTTGTGGAATTCCTTGTGAAGAAAGGATGGCATTATTTCTAAATATTCTTCCAAAATGTTCCTTATCAGGAAATATATCTTCTTGAAGTGGCAAAAATACACCGGCGCTATCAACCAAATAAATTATCGGAAGTTTATTCTCCATCGAAATTTCTTGTGCTCTCAAATTCTTTTTCGCGGTCAGAGGAAACCATGCCCCGGCTTTAACAGTTGCATCATTCGCTACTATCACAAAATCTCTTTTATGAATTTTCCCAATACCAAATATGGTCCCAGCAGAAGGGGCCCCTCCATATTCAGAGTACATATCATGAGCGGCAAAAGTATTTAATTCTATAAACTCACTATTCTCATCAACTAATAATCGGATTCTTTCTCTTGCGGTTAACTTTCCTTTTTCATGCTGTTTATCAATTGAAACTTTTCCTCCCCCTAATGAAATATCTTCCCTTAATAAATTTAGTTTATCAACTAATTCTTTATGGTATAAACCACGTTTAACTGTAGTTTCATTTTCTGGAAATTGTGAACCGATTTTTTTCATTCGTCACTCTTCAATAAATTTCGCGCAATTACAATTCTCTGAACTTCCGAAGTACCTTCACCAATTGTTAGCAATTTAGCATCGCGGTAAAATTTTTCTACCGGATAATCTTTTGTAAATCCATATCCTCCAAAAATTTGAACTGCCTCATTTGCGGCTTTTACAGCAATTTCGCTTGCAAATAGTTTAGCTTTTGCAGCAATATCATTAACGGATTTATTTTTATCTTTTAACCACGCTGCTTTGTAAGTCATCAATCTTGCGGCATTTATTTCAGTTTCCATATCTGCCAATTTAAAATTAATTGCCTGGAAATCTGAGATCGGCTTATTAAACTGTTTTCTCTGCTTCGAGTATTCAATTGAAGCATCCAAACATCCTTGAGCAAGTCCTAAACTTAAAGCGGCAATTGAAATTCTTCCCCCTTCTAAAACTCTCATTGCCTGAGTAAATCCCTCTCCCTCTTCACCAATCAAATTTTCAGCGGGAACAACACAATTTTCAAAAATTAGTTGAGAAGTTTCACTCGCTCTCATCCCTAACTTATTTTCTTTTTTGCCCGATGAAAAACCCGGAGTATTTTTTTCAACAATGAAAGCAGAAATGCCCTTTCGCTTTTTTTCTTTATCGGTAATTGCCATAATCACAAAAGTTTCTGCTGAAATGCCATGAGTAATAAAATTTTTAGAGCCATTAATTATATAGCTATTTCCTTTTTTTACAGCGTATGTGGAAAGTGCAGCGGCATCACTGCCAGATTGAGCTTCAGTTAAACCCCATGCGCCAATATTTCTTCCAGATGCAAGATCAGGAAGAAATTTTCTTTTCTGCTCTTTGGATGCAAAAAGATTTATGTGGTTTGTACACAACCCATTATGTGCTGCTACAGAAAGCGCGATTGATGGATCTGTCTTTGCCAGTTCCTCAATTACTAAAGCATATTCTGTGTACCCAAGTTCAGCACCTTCAAATTCGGCAGGCACAAGAATTCCGAGAAATCCAAGAGAACCTAATTCATGCATTAATTCTATTGGGAATTTCTGAGCCTCGTCTAATTCAAGTACTGTTGGTTTTATTTTTTCTTGAGAAAAATCACGAATTATATTTTTAATATTATTTTGTTCTTCTGTAAAGTCCAAAATAAAATTTGATGCTGATGATTCTGTCATTCAAACACCTTTAAGATTCTTTAAATTCTTTAAATATCATTTCAGCAACTTCATAAGGTGAAATTTCACCATCCAATACTTTTGAAAGGGAAGCGGTGAGTTTAATTTTTCTCTCATCGTTCCAAATTTCATTTTTAAAAAGATTTTCAACAATTCCCGAAATTCTTGATTTATACTGCTGCTCACGGTGCTTATTGAGTAAATTATTACTTACCAAATAACTTTTATGTCTTTCAATTTCATTAGCGATATCCAAAATACCGGTATTCTCAGAAGCAACAGCTCTTAGAATACTTGGAAGCCAATCATTTTCATTATGGTCTTTAAACATTAAAATTGTATTGAGAGAATTAATAGCATTATCAGAACCTGGCCGATCACTTTTGTTTATTACAAAAAAATCGGCTATCTCCATTAATCCCGCTTTCATTGCCTGAATAGCATCGCCAGATTCCGGAACAATTACAACAATTGTAGTATCTGCCGCTTTTGCTACATCTAATTCTGATTGACCCACCCCAACTGTTTCAAATATTATATAATCATAACCGGCTGCGTCGAGCACATCAGCGGCGTCGATAGTTTTTTGGCTTAATCCTCCTAGACTTCCTCTAGTAGCCATGCTTCTAATAAACACACCGGGATCGCTACCTACTTCACTCATCCTAACACGATCACCTAATAAAGCTCCACCACTAAAAGGACTTGTGGGGTCAACTGCAATTATCCCGACAGTTTTATTTTGTTTCCTAAAATATTTTGTCAACTGATTTGTTATTGTAGATTTGCCGGCGCCTGGAGGTCCCGTTATACCTATTCGGTAAGCTCTACCGGTTTTTTTGTGTATCTCTTTTAATAGATCGGTAGAATCATTCAACGAACTTTCGACGATTGTTATAGCTCGCGAAACTTTTCTTTTATTATTCTTAAATATTTCTGCAATAAGTTCTGAGTTCATCATTATTTCAAAAAGTTAAATGGAATTTTATTTTAATGGTAAAGTTTATTTCGATAAATATAGTCAACAACTGATGGAGGAGTGAGATAATTAATGGGTAAATTATTTTTTACACGTTCTCTTATCTCGGTTGATGAAATATCAACAACCGGAGGATCGATTATTATGGCTTTCTCAGTAAATATATTTTTTTCAAAATCATAACTGCCGTTTCTAACCATTGCAACTACTGTAACTTCTTCAAATATATCATTGGGTTTGTACCATTTATCGAATACCAATAAATTATCATAACCTATTATTAACTCAATATCTTGATATATTTTTTTGAAATGTAAAATCGTATTTAAAGTATATGAAATAGCATTGTTATTGATTTCATAATCTGAAATTTCAAACTGCGGATTATTTTCAATGGCCAGTTTTACCATATTATAACGATGTAAATCCGCTACTGTTTTCATTTCTAACTTATGTGGTGATATGTGAGATGGAATAAAAATAATTTTCTCAAGTTCTCTTTTTTCGAGCACAAATTGTGTTGTTACCAAATGTCCATAATGAATAGGATCAAAAGTGCCACCAAAAACACCTACTTTTTTCATGCTAATTCTTTCGATAAGATTTTGGGAATTGTATATCTATATAGGCTAACCTGTTCCTCATAAAAGTTTTGATTTTTATTAGTAGAATTTTTCAACTGATATTTTCTAAAAGCTAGTTTAACTACTGCATTAATATATTTAGTCCGGATTTCCTCATCAATCCACCCTTTTCTAAATCTTAAATTTGAAGCTAGTATCATAACATGATTTTGAGGAAGAATGCCCAACTCGCTCTCTTCATTCAACTCACTTTTAATTATTACGTTTTCATAATGAACCGACAATTTTATCGTCATTATAAAAATTATGATTAACAGAATCATAAACAATAGGCCATAAAAATAGTTACCGTCAAAACTAACTGAGGCATTCCATAAAAAATGAATCAGCATCGCAATTAGCATACCGGCAAATGGTAAAATATTTCTAAGTGGATGTTTCGAAAATTTAAAGATTGCCAAGAACGCGCCGAAAGTGGCGGTAGCAATACAATGCATCACCGCCGAAAAAAGTGAACGAACAATTACAAGATATAGCCAGGATGCGAAGGTATCTCCATAACTCAAAAAATATGTGAAGTTTTCGGTCATGCCAAATCCCAACCCAATAGCGCTGCCATATACAATCCCGTCAGTCAAATTATCAAATTTTCTTGAATTGACTGTCCAAAGCAAAAATACTCCTTTTGCGATCTCCTCGGCGAAGGGGGCAAATATGATTGTTTGGATTAATCCGTGCTGCGATTCGCTGAATAAATGAACGCTGAGGAAGAGAGTAAGAATAACGCTTCCAATCAAACCTAGAATTATTGCGCCGAAAGCACCCCATATAAAATGAAATAAAATCATTGCTAATGGCTCTCTTTCATTCTTATCCATTTTCCAAATAATTATTAAATAGAGAGCCATAGGTGCTACTGCGGCTATTAGAGATGATAATATTGGCATAATTAATCTATTAAAGTTGAAATAATCAGTTTAATAATATAAGACCTCAAATTCTTGATTTAGTAAAGATCACTGCCTATATTTTGACCCAAATTTTTTTGAAATTCTTGAAATGCTAATAAAATATACTAATTTTTCTGAAGGTATCCACGAATTTGATTTTAAGGTACCGGTAGATAAAATAGGATTAAGTGACGAGTTCTTTGGAATTGGTTCATTATTTTGTCGTATGGATAAATCAATCCATCAAATTGTGCTAAATTGCAATTTGGTGTTAGCCGCAAGATTTAGCTGCGACAGATGTATGACCGAATATGAAACAAAAATTGAGAGTAATTTCACCTTAACATACCTCTTTTCAAGAGAAAAAAGTGAAACTGATGAGCTTGATCTTAAATTTTTGTCGCCTGATCATGATAAAATTGATCTGACACCCGATGTAATTGAGTTCGCAAATATTGAAATTCCAATGAAAAAGCTTTGCAATACAGAGTGCAAAGGTTTATGTTCCAACTGCGGGATCAACTTAAATGAAGATAAATGCGATTGTATAATTAAAGTGGAAAATGATATTTGGGAACCACTTAAAAAACTAAAAGATAATTTCAATAACTAAACATATAGGTAATTACGATGCCAAATCCGAAACGTAAGATGTCGAAGAGCAGAAGAGATAAGAGAAGAACTCATTATAAGGCTACAGCTCCAACATTAAATCGCTGTTCAAATTGTAGTGAAATAAAACTAAGTCACCGTGCTTGCCCAAACTGCGGTTATTATGCCGGCCGCTCTATGTTTGTACCAGAATCATAAGTTTTAATTCCTAAAAAATGACAACCAAAAATTCGAAATGTAGAATTGCACTGGATGCTATGGGGGGCGACTATGCCCCTTTTAATGAATTATTGGGTGCCTCTGATGCACTTAAAGCAGATCCTAATTTTGAATTAATTCTTGTAGGAAATGAAGAAACAATTAAAAAAATTGCTTCTGAAAAAAATATTTCCATTACGGGTATGTCAATAAAAAATTGTTCTCAAGTTATTGAGATGAAAGATTCACCTACGGCTGCTCTTAAATCCAAACCGGATTCTTCAATAGTTGTAGGGGCAAAGCTTGTTAAAGAAGGACTTGCAGATGCTTTTGTAAGCGCCGGAAATACCGGAGCTATGATGGCTGCTTCAACACTTTTAATAGGAAGAATTCCGGGAATAGGAAGACCTACAATTGGTGCCGCATTCCCAACTATTACTACTAAAAAATGTCTGCTGTTCGATGTTGGCGCAAGCGTCGATAGTAAACCTCAGCATTTATTTGAATACGCCATTATTGGTTCTATATTCGCTCAAGAAATGTACAATCAGCAAAATCCAAAAGTTGGGGTTTTAAGCGTTGGAGAGGAAGATTCGAAAGGAAATGAAATCTCTCTTTTAGCCAATAATTTGATTAAAGAATCTAAATTAAATTTTATTGGGAATGTTGAGGGGAGAGATATCCTTAAGGGTGAGGTTGATGTGATAGTTTGCGATGGTTTTGTTGGAAACATCATTCTAAAATTTGGTGAAAGTGTTCTTTCTACCTTATTAAAAACAAGAATTAAAAATTATGCTCAAAAAGGTATTTTAAATAAAATTAAGGCTCTGGTTGTTAAGTCTGTTTTAAAAGCAACCTTGTCCGATATGGATTATCAAACTCATGGGGGTGTTCCTCTTTTGGGTATTAATGGAATAAGTATTATTGGTCATGGTTCAAGTTCACCATTAGCAATTAAAAATATGGTACTTAGAGCAAAAGAGATGTATGATAAAAATCTAATTCAGAAATTTGAGGAAGCTCTAAAAAATTATGGAACAAAAAATTAAAAATATAAACGCGGTTATTACGGCAGTTGGCATGTATGTACCCGATACGATTTATGATAATAAATATTTTGAATCAATAGTTGATACAAACGATGAGTGGATTTTAACCCGTACTGGAATAAAAGAAAGAAGAATTTTAAAAGATGGCGCTACAAGCGATCTTGCTGCAAACGCAGCATTAGATCTGCTGAAATCAAAAAATATCAGAGCAGATGAAATTGAGTGTATTATTGTAGCTACAGTTACACCAGATATGTTTTTCCCTTCAACAGCATGTTTAGTTCAGCAAAAAATTGGAGCAAAAAACGCTTGGGCATTTGATCTATCAGCCGCATGTTCCGGATTTTTATTTGCTCTAAATACTGGTAAAAATTTTATAGAATCGGGGAATTACAAAAAAGTTTTGGTTATAGGTGCAGATAAAATGAGTGCAATTACCGACTATACCGATAGAAATACTTGCATTCTTTTTGGAGATGCCGGTGCTGCAGTACTTCTTGAACCTGAAACCGATCTTAATTATGGAATTAAAGATTCATTGTTATATGTTGATGGAAGCGGGGAATCTAGTCTTCATATGAGAGGTGGTGGAAGTCTTAATCCATCAACTCATGAAACGGTTGATAAACGAATGCACTTTATTTATCAGGATGGAAAGGCAGTATTCAAAGTTGCGGTTAAAGGAATGGCGGATGTTTCGGCGGCTATAATGGAAAAGAATGGATTGAATGGGGATGATGTGGCCTATCTTGTACCACATCAAGCAAATTTAAGAATTATTGATGCTACGGCTCAGAGAATGGGTGTTTCTAAAGATAAGGTTATGATTAATATTCATAAGTATGGAAATACCACAGCGGCTACCATTCCACTTTGTTTAGTGGAATACTATAGAGATGGAAAATTAAAAAAAGGGGATAATCTAATTTTATCAGCTTTCGGTGCCGGTTATACTTGGGGTGCTATGTATCTTACTTGGAGTATGGAATAATGACAAAGAAAGCATTTTTATTCCCCGGACAGGGTTCTCAGTATGTGGGAATGGCTAAAGATTTATACGAGAACTCTGTTGAAGCAAAAGAGATGATTTTAACTGCTGAGGAAGCTACCGGTGTGCAGTTATCTCATATAATGTTTAATGGACCGGAAGAATCATTAAAACAAACCGATATTACTCAGCCTGCAATATTTTTGCATAGTGTCGTTCTTTCTAGCTTATTAAGAAAAATTGAACCGGATATGGCTGCTGGTCATTCATTGGGTGAATATTCCGCGCTTGTATCTGCGAATGCTATTCAATTTTATGATGCAATTAAATTAGTACGACTTCGTGGAACCGCAATGCTCCAAGCCGGTATTGATCAGCCCGGAACAATGGCGGCAGTTGTGGGTTTGGATTCAGAAATTTTAATCAATATTTGTGAAGAAGCATCTCAAAACGGAATTGTTCAGTGCGCGAATTTTAATTCTCCAGGACAGATAGTAATTTCCGGTTCCGTTACAGGTGTAAGAGGGGCAATGGAATTAGCCAAATTAAAGGGTGCAAAACTAGTTAAAGAGTTAGTTGTAAGTGGCGCATTTCATTCTCCTTTAATGGAAAGTGCCCGTGGAAGTTTAAAAGCTAAGTTAGAACTAACCCCATTTTATGACGCTAAAATTCCTGTTTATGCTAATGTTAATGCTTCACCAGTTAAAAATAAAGAAGAGATCATTTCTCTGCTTGATCAACAGTTAACCAAACCGGTTAGGTGGGAAGAGACAATCAAGAATATGATTAATGATGGGGCAGAGGAGTTTTATGAAATTGGTCCCGGTAAAGTATTACAAGGTTTAGTAAAAAGAATTAATCCAGATGTAAAAATTTTTGGGATCGATAAATTTACTGATGTGGAAAGGTACCTATAATGGAAAAGAAGTTTGAAAAGATGATAAATGGGATTTATATCGATCCTCTCATTTTTACTCATACTTTTGTTAAATGTTGTGATGTTTCAATCTGTTCGGGTGAGTGTTGTTATTATGGAGTATATACTGATAAGGCCGAATATGAAACTATTATGCAGAATAAAGAGAGAATCGCAGATATAATGGATGACACTCAGCCAAAAGAGTGGAATACCTGGTTTGAGGCAGAGGAGAAAGATGATGATTTTCCCTCGGGAATTGCCGTTGGTACTGAAGTTTATAATGGCAAATGTGTTTTTCTCGATAAACAAGGATATTGCTCTCTTCAAAAACTAGCTATGAATGAGGGGGAATATAAGTGGAAATATAAACCTCTATATTGTATATTATTTCCGTTAGTTATTTTTGAAGGTGCTTTAACAGTGGATGATGACCATCTCAGTAGGATGCATTACTGTAATAAATCTGAAAACCATGTCTCCACCATTTTTGAAGTATGTAAAAATGAAATAAGACATGTTTTGGGTGAAGAGGGTTTTAATGAGCTGCTCGAATATAAGAGAGATTATTTATTAACACTTCAGGAAACTAACGTTGAAATTACTAAATAAAAAAGCTGTTGTTACCGGCGGAACGAGAGGTATTGGTAAAGCTATAGTTAAAGAACTTGCCGAGAACGGATGTAGTGTTGTTTTTACTTACTTTAGTTCAGAAGAAACAGCTAAACAAATTGAGATTGAATTCTCGAATGAAAGTGTAAAGGTAGTGGGTTTCAAAGCCGATGCCTCCAATTTTAATTCGGCTCAAGATGTAATTAATTTTACGTTAGAAAAACTTGGCGGTATCGATATTCTAGTAAATAATGCCGGAATTACAAAGGATAATTTATTGCTTAGAATGAATGAAAATGATTTTAATTCGGTGATTAGTGCCAATTTAAATTCAGTTTTTAATTATACAAAGGCGGTTTTAAAACCTATGATTGGCCAACGATATGGCAAAATCGTAAATATAACATCTGTGGTTGGTATAATTGGGAATGCCGGACAGGCAAATTATGTAGCCTCAAAAGCCGGCGTAATTGGCTTAACCAAATCGAATGCTAAAGAATTATCTTCTAGAAACATAAATGTTAATGCTGTTGCCCCCGGTTTTATTGAAACTGATATGACCGATAAATTAAGTACACAGCAAAAAGAAGCTATACTCTCAAATGTTCCTATTAAAAGATTGGGTAAACCCGAGGATGTAGCAAAAGCCGTATTGTTCTTGAGTAGCAGTGATTCTGATTACATCACCGGTCAAGTTTTAACTGTTGACGGTGGAATGGTAATGTAAATTTAATAAACACAAACAAACAACTAAAAAGGAGAAGAAATGGACGTTGAAGCAAAAGTAAAAGAAATCATTATTGATAAGCTTGGTGTTGAAGAAAGTCAAATAGCACCAGAAGCTTCTTTCACTAATGATCTTGGTGCAGATTCCCTTGACATCGTAGAACTTGTTATGGGTTTCGAATCCTCTTTCAACATTTCAATTCCAGATGAAGATGCTGAAAAAATTACTACTGTTGGTGACGCTGTAAAATATCTTAAAGAAAAATTAGGTTAATGATATATTGAAGCAGATCAATTTTGGTCTGCTTCTCATTTTCTAATCCTTAATTATCCTTCAATAAAATTAGGTCATTTATGAGCAAAAGAAGAGTTGTTATTACCGGAATGGGAGCATTAACTCCAATCGGAAATAATTTAGCTGAGTATTGGGATGGTTTGGTTACCGGGAAAAATGGTGCATGCTTAATTACAAAATTTGACACCACAAACCATACAACAAAATTCGCTTGTGAAGTAAAAAATTTTGATCCATCGACATATATTGATAAAAAAGAATTGAGAAGAATGGATCCATATACTCACTATGCTCTGGCTACTGCCACTATGGCAATGGATGACTCAAAATTAGACCTATCAAAGGTAGATTTAGAATTAGCTGGTGTAATTTTTGGTAGTGGAATAGGCGGATTGCTTACATTTGAGGATCAGCATTCAGCTTTCCTTCAAGGAGGTCCAAAACGAATTAGCCCATTCTTTGTACCAATGAT
Coding sequences:
- a CDS encoding acyl-CoA dehydrogenase family protein; the protein is MTESSASNFILDFTEEQNNIKNIIRDFSQEKIKPTVLELDEAQKFPIELMHELGSLGFLGILVPAEFEGAELGYTEYALVIEELAKTDPSIALSVAAHNGLCTNHINLFASKEQKRKFLPDLASGRNIGAWGLTEAQSGSDAAALSTYAVKKGNSYIINGSKNFITHGISAETFVIMAITDKEKKRKGISAFIVEKNTPGFSSGKKENKLGMRASETSQLIFENCVVPAENLIGEEGEGFTQAMRVLEGGRISIAALSLGLAQGCLDASIEYSKQRKQFNKPISDFQAINFKLADMETEINAARLMTYKAAWLKDKNKSVNDIAAKAKLFASEIAVKAANEAVQIFGGYGFTKDYPVEKFYRDAKLLTIGEGTSEVQRIVIARNLLKSDE
- the meaB gene encoding methylmalonyl Co-A mutase-associated GTPase MeaB — encoded protein: MMNSELIAEIFKNNKRKVSRAITIVESSLNDSTDLLKEIHKKTGRAYRIGITGPPGAGKSTITNQLTKYFRKQNKTVGIIAVDPTSPFSGGALLGDRVRMSEVGSDPGVFIRSMATRGSLGGLSQKTIDAADVLDAAGYDYIIFETVGVGQSELDVAKAADTTIVVIVPESGDAIQAMKAGLMEIADFFVINKSDRPGSDNAINSLNTILMFKDHNENDWLPSILRAVASENTGILDIANEIERHKSYLVSNNLLNKHREQQYKSRISGIVENLFKNEIWNDERKIKLTASLSKVLDGEISPYEVAEMIFKEFKES
- a CDS encoding PrsW family intramembrane metalloprotease, which encodes MPILSSLIAAVAPMALYLIIIWKMDKNEREPLAMILFHFIWGAFGAIILGLIGSVILTLFLSVHLFSESQHGLIQTIIFAPFAEEIAKGVFLLWTVNSRKFDNLTDGIVYGSAIGLGFGMTENFTYFLSYGDTFASWLYLVIVRSLFSAVMHCIATATFGAFLAIFKFSKHPLRNILPFAGMLIAMLIHFLWNASVSFDGNYFYGLLFMILLIIIFIMTIKLSVHYENVIIKSELNEESELGILPQNHVMILASNLRFRKGWIDEEIRTKYINAVVKLAFRKYQLKNSTNKNQNFYEEQVSLYRYTIPKILSKELA
- a CDS encoding DUF177 domain-containing protein; translation: MLIKYTNFSEGIHEFDFKVPVDKIGLSDEFFGIGSLFCRMDKSIHQIVLNCNLVLAARFSCDRCMTEYETKIESNFTLTYLFSREKSETDELDLKFLSPDHDKIDLTPDVIEFANIEIPMKKLCNTECKGLCSNCGINLNEDKCDCIIKVENDIWEPLKKLKDNFNN
- a CDS encoding acyl-CoA carboxylase subunit beta; amino-acid sequence: MKKIGSQFPENETTVKRGLYHKELVDKLNLLREDISLGGGKVSIDKQHEKGKLTARERIRLLVDENSEFIELNTFAAHDMYSEYGGAPSAGTIFGIGKIHKRDFVIVANDATVKAGAWFPLTAKKNLRAQEISMENKLPIIYLVDSAGVFLPLQEDIFPDKEHFGRIFRNNAILSSQGIPQIAAIMGPCVAGGAYLPIMCDESLIVESEGSIFLAGSHLVKAAIGEVIDNETLGGARVQSNISGVTDYIVKNDTECIEQIRSIVSKYGRTAPSIFDRTTPLPPKYDPIEIYKILPEDTSKPYDTYELLARVVDNSEIDEYKAGYGKTLITAYARIDGWAVGIVANQRSIVKTDSLKGGSEMQIGGVIYSDSADKAARFIMNCNQKKIPLLFMQDVSGFMVGSKAEHGGIIKDGAKMVNAVANSVVPKITVIVGNSYGAGNYAMCGKAYDPRFIYSFPNSKIAVMGGNQAANVLLDIKLKQLKKNNSSISEIEKDDILKEINNSYNKSSNPLYAAARLWIDEIIDPALIRKYISRSIEICTNNNEIQKFNTGLIQT
- a CDS encoding sigma-54-dependent Fis family transcriptional regulator, with product MKSVLIIDDEKEICESIKMILEYEDYSVDYTTDAFTGMQKLEYGIYDAVLLDIQMPGKSGFEILHWLRERDSELKVIMISAHGSVENAVKATKLGAFDFIQKPIDRDKLLISIRNAISQTKLIRENKKLKSDPLSNNIIIGKSKRIISILEKIELVAKTDARILITGENGTGKELVAQAIHRQSNRSEREMVEVNCAAIPHELIESELFGHEKGSFTGAVNKKIGKFESASFSTLFLDEIGDMSLQAQAKVLRAMEEGKIERVGGNNKIEVDVRIIAATNKDLPLEIGNNNFREDLYHRINVIPIHVPPLRERKDDIPLLIEHFMKIFCEKNRFHLKEISNEAIKVLQSFPWKGNVRELRNFIERIVILSPGKIITENEINSVSPTVKSNVDEILSVSNSFQEFKEKAEKAFIVKQLEVNGWNISRTAEILGIQRSHLYNKLKKYEIEKD
- the nadD gene encoding nicotinate-nucleotide adenylyltransferase; this translates as MKKVGVFGGTFDPIHYGHLVTTQFVLEKRELEKIIFIPSHISPHKLEMKTVADLHRYNMVKLAIENNPQFEISDYEINNNAISYTLNTILHFKKIYQDIELIIGYDNLLVFDKWYKPNDIFEEVTVVAMVRNGSYDFEKNIFTEKAIIIDPPVVDISSTEIRERVKNNLPINYLTPPSVVDYIYRNKLYH
- the rpmF gene encoding 50S ribosomal protein L32 — translated: MPNPKRKMSKSRRDKRRTHYKATAPTLNRCSNCSEIKLSHRACPNCGYYAGRSMFVPES